A single region of the Streptomyces vilmorinianum genome encodes:
- a CDS encoding carboxylesterase/lipase family protein, whose protein sequence is MRARAADETVVTKQGSVRGTVVDGLRITLGIPYAAPPFGARRFQAPAAAAAWDGVRDCTRFGPVAPQSAELPGAPVWRPDQEDVLSLNIWSPTDAQGPLPVLFLIHGGAYTFGSSAQPDYDGTALARAGLTVVTCNYRLGFEGFGHVPGFPDNRGLLDQIAALEWVRDNIAAFGGDPDNVTVAGQSAGGGSIACLMSMARADGLFRRAVAHSVPDATFPPRLAAQLTREVADAAGVAPTAQGLLSASPQALVEASDRVVARYAADPSSGFLHYDTVLYGPVLDGEVLTRDPLDALADGAGRQVDLLVCHTTEEYWLMREVGSMPAVTTEEGIRRFAEDYGLPPRLVEEYRVLMPQAPVLDVFLAIAGDGLFTAHTVHLAEAHARAGDGGGRTYLSRFDRRRTRPDGSRVRAWHAADVPFALGTLEATGVDFLTGGPADADDHALSGRVVRAWAAFAATGDPGWAPLTDPSAPTVHVWDVPRDRTEGASAAHALWRDVRIAATG, encoded by the coding sequence GTGCGAGCGCGTGCCGCCGACGAGACCGTGGTGACGAAGCAGGGATCGGTACGGGGCACGGTCGTCGACGGCCTCCGGATCACGCTGGGCATCCCGTACGCCGCACCGCCGTTCGGCGCCCGGCGCTTCCAGGCGCCCGCGGCCGCCGCGGCCTGGGACGGGGTGCGGGACTGCACCCGCTTCGGGCCCGTCGCCCCGCAGTCCGCGGAGCTGCCCGGCGCCCCGGTCTGGCGCCCGGACCAGGAGGACGTGCTCAGCCTCAACATCTGGTCGCCGACGGACGCCCAGGGCCCGCTGCCCGTGCTCTTCCTCATCCACGGCGGCGCGTACACCTTCGGGTCCTCGGCCCAGCCCGACTACGACGGGACCGCCCTGGCGCGGGCCGGCCTCACCGTGGTCACCTGCAACTACCGGCTCGGCTTCGAAGGGTTCGGGCACGTGCCCGGCTTCCCCGACAACCGAGGCCTGCTCGACCAGATCGCGGCGCTGGAGTGGGTACGCGACAACATCGCGGCCTTCGGCGGCGACCCGGACAACGTGACGGTGGCCGGGCAGTCCGCCGGCGGCGGCTCGATCGCCTGTCTGATGAGCATGGCCCGCGCCGACGGCCTCTTCCGGCGCGCCGTCGCGCACAGCGTCCCCGACGCCACGTTCCCGCCCCGGCTCGCCGCACAGCTGACCCGCGAGGTGGCCGACGCCGCGGGCGTCGCCCCCACCGCACAGGGCCTGCTCTCCGCGAGCCCGCAGGCCCTCGTCGAGGCATCGGACCGGGTGGTGGCGCGGTACGCGGCCGACCCCTCGTCGGGCTTCCTCCACTACGACACCGTCCTCTACGGCCCGGTGCTCGACGGCGAGGTGCTGACCCGCGACCCGCTCGACGCCCTGGCCGACGGCGCGGGACGGCAGGTCGACCTCCTGGTGTGTCACACCACCGAGGAGTACTGGCTGATGCGCGAGGTCGGCTCCATGCCGGCGGTCACCACCGAGGAGGGGATCCGGCGATTCGCCGAGGACTACGGTCTTCCCCCGCGCCTCGTCGAGGAGTACCGCGTCCTCATGCCGCAGGCCCCGGTGCTCGACGTGTTCCTCGCGATCGCGGGGGACGGCCTCTTCACCGCCCACACCGTCCACCTCGCCGAGGCCCATGCCCGCGCGGGCGACGGCGGTGGCCGCACGTACCTGTCGCGGTTCGACCGCCGGCGCACCCGCCCCGACGGCAGCCGGGTCAGGGCCTGGCACGCCGCCGACGTGCCCTTCGCTCTCGGCACCCTGGAGGCCACGGGCGTCGACTTCCTCACCGGCGGCCCCGCCGACGCGGACGACCACGCCCTGTCGGGGCGCGTGGTCCGCGCCTGGGCCGCCTTCGCGGCCACCGGAGACCCCGGCTGGGCCCCGCTCACGGACCCGTCCGCCCCCACGGTCCACGTCTGGGACGTCCCCCGCGACCGCACCGAGGGCGCGAGCGCCGCCCACGCCCTGTGGCGCGACGTGCGGATCGCCGCCACGGGATAA
- a CDS encoding glycoside hydrolase family 53 protein translates to MSGTRSRVAVASALGALLLAALPAQPAQAASTLTNTGFEADGTGTATPSGWSTYSATGRNAASFTEAGGHSGGYRLSHWASSAYQVETYQYLSGLTNGSYTLSAWVRSSGGQSSAYLALRNCGSAEQRTDLPPTPNGAWIRLVTSVNVTSGQCTISVNSNAAAGQWLNVDDLTFAAGSTGLTVKGVDISSLKKSEDLGGTYRTAAGATADPVSLLKSAGATYGRLKVSVNPADGYNNKARVLATAQRVKAQGMKLLVDFHYSDTWADPGAQSKPAAWASHSYSQLTTDVYNHTYDVLNALKAQGTTADMVQIGNEINTGMLWPQGSTDNWSQLAGLLKSGINATKAVSSSTQIALHLAHGGDNSLYRWWFDNATAQGVPYDVIALSFYGYWHGALSDLQANLDDISARYGKKVMVAETAYPFRLDSEDSHENIIDTTGELVSGYAASSAGQSAWLRDVMNVVEAVPNGRGLGVVYWEPTWTAVTGNGWNPADPSSGNGWENQALFDYDSRLLPAASWLAHR, encoded by the coding sequence ATGTCAGGTACACGATCGAGAGTCGCCGTGGCCTCCGCGCTCGGCGCGCTGCTCCTGGCGGCGCTGCCCGCGCAGCCGGCCCAGGCGGCCTCGACGCTCACCAACACCGGCTTCGAGGCCGACGGCACCGGAACCGCCACGCCGTCCGGCTGGTCCACCTACTCCGCGACGGGCCGGAACGCGGCCTCGTTCACGGAGGCCGGCGGGCACAGCGGCGGCTACCGGCTGAGTCACTGGGCCTCCTCCGCCTATCAGGTGGAGACGTACCAGTACCTCTCCGGTCTGACCAACGGCAGCTACACGCTGAGCGCCTGGGTGCGCTCCAGCGGCGGCCAGAGCTCCGCCTACCTCGCGCTGCGCAACTGCGGCTCCGCCGAGCAGCGCACCGATCTGCCGCCCACCCCCAACGGCGCCTGGATACGCCTGGTCACCTCGGTCAACGTCACGAGCGGCCAGTGCACGATCAGCGTCAACTCCAACGCCGCCGCGGGCCAGTGGCTCAACGTCGACGACCTCACCTTCGCCGCCGGCTCGACGGGGCTGACGGTCAAGGGCGTCGACATCTCCTCGCTGAAGAAGAGCGAGGACCTCGGGGGTACGTACCGCACCGCGGCCGGGGCCACGGCCGACCCCGTGTCGCTGCTGAAGTCGGCGGGCGCCACCTACGGCCGCCTGAAGGTGTCGGTGAATCCGGCCGACGGCTACAACAACAAGGCCCGGGTCCTGGCGACGGCCCAGCGCGTCAAGGCGCAGGGCATGAAGCTCCTCGTCGACTTCCACTACTCCGACACGTGGGCCGATCCCGGCGCGCAGAGCAAGCCCGCCGCGTGGGCCTCGCACTCGTACAGCCAGCTGACGACGGACGTGTACAACCACACGTACGACGTGCTGAACGCCCTCAAGGCGCAGGGCACGACGGCCGACATGGTGCAGATCGGCAACGAGATCAACACCGGGATGCTGTGGCCGCAGGGCTCGACGGACAACTGGTCGCAGCTCGCGGGGCTGCTGAAGTCGGGGATCAACGCCACCAAGGCGGTCTCCTCGTCCACGCAGATCGCGCTGCACCTCGCCCACGGCGGCGACAACAGCCTGTACCGCTGGTGGTTCGACAACGCGACCGCGCAGGGTGTCCCGTACGACGTCATCGCGCTGTCGTTCTACGGCTACTGGCACGGGGCGCTGTCCGATCTGCAGGCCAACCTGGACGACATCTCCGCCCGTTACGGGAAGAAGGTCATGGTCGCCGAGACGGCGTACCCCTTCCGGCTGGACAGCGAGGACAGCCACGAGAACATCATCGACACCACCGGTGAGCTGGTCTCCGGGTACGCGGCGAGTTCGGCCGGTCAGTCGGCCTGGCTGCGGGACGTGATGAACGTGGTGGAGGCCGTGCCGAACGGCCGCGGGCTCGGTGTCGTCTACTGGGAGCCGACCTGGACGGCCGTGACCGGCAACGGCTGGAACCCGGCGGACCCGTCGTCGGGCAACGGCTGGGAGAACCAGGCGCTGTTCGACTACGACAGCAGGCTGCTGCCGGCGGCCTCCTGGCTCGCCCACCGCTGA